One window of the Niallia circulans genome contains the following:
- a CDS encoding glycosyltransferase family 2 protein, whose product MVAVSVVIPLYNKVQYIERTIMSILSQTFQDFEIIIVDDGSTDGSVEKAETWIDERIKVLKMEHKGASAARNKGILAATAELITFIDADDEWKPGFLEKIIYLKDKYPECGAYATSYEIVLPTKKKIIPSIYQTPEKWEGVFTNYVEKTLKDLPIISSAIAVRKQVFDKIGLFKEGEPLGEDQDMWLRIGMNYSIAYINESNAIYYRGLENSVCMDLTILNRYPIIYSLENLLHKEEIPYIDLYLSKLKLDYSKRLLEANKLDSAWQELQNTKASVYKWQKIKLWLFYYWKKISNKYSFTQKNIIKNARKL is encoded by the coding sequence ATGGTCGCTGTCTCAGTAGTTATTCCACTATATAATAAAGTACAATATATTGAACGAACGATTATGTCCATTCTTTCGCAAACATTTCAAGATTTTGAGATTATTATTGTAGATGATGGTTCAACAGATGGCAGTGTTGAAAAAGCGGAAACATGGATAGACGAGCGGATTAAGGTCCTAAAGATGGAACACAAAGGTGCCTCAGCAGCTAGAAACAAGGGAATACTTGCAGCTACAGCTGAATTAATTACATTTATTGATGCAGATGATGAGTGGAAACCAGGTTTTCTTGAGAAAATTATCTATTTAAAAGATAAATATCCTGAATGTGGCGCTTATGCAACAAGCTATGAAATCGTTCTGCCGACGAAAAAGAAAATAATCCCATCCATATATCAAACACCTGAAAAGTGGGAAGGGGTATTTACAAACTATGTTGAAAAAACATTAAAGGATTTACCAATCATTTCTTCTGCAATCGCAGTTCGAAAGCAAGTTTTTGATAAAATAGGTTTATTTAAAGAGGGAGAGCCTCTTGGTGAAGATCAAGATATGTGGTTGCGAATTGGAATGAACTATTCGATTGCTTATATAAATGAAAGCAATGCCATTTATTACCGCGGGTTAGAAAACAGTGTATGCATGGATTTGACCATATTAAATCGCTATCCGATCATTTATTCATTAGAGAATTTGCTTCATAAAGAGGAAATTCCATATATAGATTTGTATTTGTCAAAATTAAAATTAGACTATAGTAAAAGATTACTAGAGGCAAATAAATTAGATTCTGCTTGGCAAGAATTACAGAATACAAAAGCAAGTGTTTATAAATGGCAAAAAATAAAACTTTGGTTATTCTACTATTGGAAAAAAATCAGCAATAAATATAGTTTTACACAAAAAAACATAATAAAAAATGCCCGTAAGCTGTAA
- a CDS encoding cation diffusion facilitator family transporter codes for MGSRELLAKRVAWISVISNIILTIGKIIVGWIGNSDAVFADGIHSAADVFASVLVLVVIKIANKPADQEHPYGHGKAEIIVSGIVGMILLCVSIYLVYEVIIGLFHPITTPSMIAMWVAVISYISKVLLYRYSKRIAKEQSSKAIEAIAYDHKADIVASIAAAIGVLFSILGEKLNIHLFLYGDKLATIIVAYLIFKIAKEMVSEAFDILLERNIDLAILAEYHDIISSFAEVKRIDRLRAREHGHYILVDLRISIDYDKTIKEGHDLSRKIKKKLMAKHDNINEVLIHLNPYFKD; via the coding sequence TTGGGATCGAGAGAATTGCTAGCCAAACGAGTAGCTTGGATTAGTGTAATTAGTAATATTATCTTAACAATTGGGAAAATAATAGTGGGTTGGATAGGGAATAGTGATGCGGTTTTTGCCGATGGAATTCACTCAGCTGCAGATGTGTTTGCCTCTGTCCTTGTTTTAGTCGTTATTAAAATTGCGAATAAACCGGCAGATCAGGAACATCCATATGGACATGGGAAGGCAGAAATAATTGTATCTGGTATTGTTGGTATGATTCTTTTATGTGTCTCTATCTACTTGGTATATGAAGTAATAATTGGGTTATTCCATCCCATCACAACACCAAGTATGATTGCAATGTGGGTTGCTGTTATTTCTTATATTTCGAAAGTGCTATTATATCGATATAGTAAAAGGATTGCGAAGGAACAAAGCAGTAAAGCAATTGAAGCAATTGCTTATGATCATAAGGCTGATATTGTGGCATCCATTGCAGCAGCAATAGGCGTTCTGTTCTCTATCCTTGGAGAAAAGTTGAATATACATTTATTTCTTTATGGAGATAAGCTTGCAACGATCATTGTAGCTTATTTGATTTTTAAAATTGCGAAGGAAATGGTAAGTGAAGCTTTTGATATTTTACTGGAGCGGAATATAGATCTGGCAATTTTAGCAGAGTATCATGACATAATTTCTTCCTTTGCTGAAGTAAAGCGAATTGACCGACTCCGTGCTAGAGAACATGGTCACTATATATTAGTCGATTTACGTATCTCAATCGATTACGATAAAACCATTAAGGAAGGTCATGATTTATCTAGAAAAATAAAAAAGAAATTAATGGCAAAGCACGATAATATTAATGAAGTGCTAATTCATTTGAATCCATATTTTAAGGACTAG
- a CDS encoding nucleotidyltransferase domain-containing protein: MENHIRKVIEQTEKEFNIKVLYACESGSRAWGFPSKDSDYDVRFIYIHQPNWYLSIDRSRDVIEIPNHDSLSIPVDPLLDMSGWELTKTLKLFRKSNPPLLEWLRSNMVYYQRFSTIDQMKELEKEIFSPASIIYHYLNMAKGNFREYLQGDTVKIKKYFYVLRPILAAKWTQIYQTVPPMEFETLVHELIPAGDLLTSISTLLERKKSGEELSLEPRINLINTFLESEIHELEAYAKGLQKNSEDPTEQLNELFRFSLKEVWNY, encoded by the coding sequence TTGGAAAACCATATCAGAAAAGTGATTGAGCAAACGGAAAAGGAATTTAACATAAAGGTGCTTTATGCATGTGAATCTGGAAGTCGGGCATGGGGCTTTCCATCCAAGGATAGTGATTATGATGTTCGCTTTATTTATATTCACCAGCCAAACTGGTACTTATCGATTGATCGCAGCCGAGATGTAATCGAGATTCCAAACCACGATTCATTATCAATCCCTGTTGATCCCTTATTAGATATGAGCGGCTGGGAACTAACTAAAACGCTTAAGCTTTTTCGCAAGTCCAATCCTCCGTTATTAGAATGGTTACGCTCTAATATGGTATATTATCAGCGTTTTTCAACCATCGATCAAATGAAAGAACTAGAAAAAGAAATATTCTCGCCTGCTTCCATTATCTATCATTATTTAAATATGGCAAAAGGAAATTTTCGAGAATACCTACAAGGAGATACCGTTAAAATAAAAAAATATTTTTATGTATTAAGACCAATTTTAGCAGCAAAGTGGACTCAAATATACCAAACGGTTCCGCCAATGGAGTTCGAAACATTAGTACATGAACTTATCCCTGCTGGTGACCTTCTTACAAGTATTAGTACTTTATTAGAAAGAAAAAAATCCGGCGAAGAATTATCACTTGAACCACGAATCAATCTCATTAATACATTCTTAGAAAGTGAGATCCACGAGCTAGAAGCATACGCAAAAGGGTTGCAAAAAAATTCGGAAGATCCAACCGAACAATTAAATGAGCTATTTCGATTTTCATTAAAAGAAGTCTGGAATTATTGA
- a CDS encoding sugar phosphate isomerase/epimerase family protein has protein sequence MKNIPIAIQMYTLRNECEEDFRGTLRKVADLGFQGVELAGYGGIPVAELKELLDELNLRVAACHVPLTDLESDLSQVIQDQIVLGSKFLVCPYLLPDKRTEADYQSLISFLNMAGAECRKAGISLCYHNHDFELDIMSDGRTALATIMEDTDPTLVFAEPDVYWLSKRDYDPAKWIDTYKDRMKLIHLKDMTTDEEQFFAEVGTGSIDFQAILEKGEDIDIQWWIIEQDATRRTPLESIEISLRNLREMLAVR, from the coding sequence TTGAAGAATATACCGATTGCCATCCAAATGTATACGTTAAGAAATGAGTGTGAGGAGGATTTTCGCGGAACCCTCCGTAAAGTGGCGGATCTTGGATTTCAAGGAGTAGAGCTTGCTGGATATGGGGGAATCCCTGTAGCAGAATTAAAGGAATTATTGGATGAACTAAATTTACGAGTAGCAGCATGCCATGTGCCATTAACTGATTTAGAGAGCGATCTTTCCCAGGTTATTCAAGATCAAATAGTATTAGGGAGTAAATTTTTAGTATGTCCCTATCTTTTACCAGACAAAAGAACAGAAGCGGATTATCAATCACTAATTTCTTTCTTGAATATGGCAGGAGCAGAATGTCGAAAAGCAGGGATATCTCTCTGTTATCATAATCATGATTTTGAATTAGATATAATGAGTGATGGAAGAACGGCATTAGCTACGATAATGGAAGATACAGATCCAACATTAGTTTTTGCAGAACCGGATGTATACTGGCTTTCGAAGCGAGACTATGATCCAGCAAAATGGATTGATACATATAAAGACAGAATGAAGCTTATTCATTTAAAGGATATGACAACCGATGAAGAACAATTCTTTGCTGAGGTAGGTACAGGAAGTATTGATTTTCAAGCAATACTTGAAAAAGGAGAGGACATAGATATCCAATGGTGGATCATTGAACAGGATGCAACTAGAAGAACTCCATTGGAAAGCATTGAAATTAGTTTGCGAAATCTAAGGGAAATGTTAGCGGTACGGTAG
- a CDS encoding dimethylarginine dimethylaminohydrolase family protein, with the protein MKIHCSNEYDPLKTVVLVSPEYMAIKVPINDIQKKHAKKNIDKKLAVKQHEMFIETLQKNGVETLLLPSEEKYHEQVFTRDIGFTLGSQIFVAEMARDARHGEERVLIDYLKKKEITYTDIKGNFIEGGDVIIDGKTIFVGISQRTNEAAVRHLQTLMPSYDVIAVPFTDTYLHLDCVFNILSPTEGLIFPGEFHKEKEKLLRERYEFIHVSAKEQETLGTNVLSIGNKKVISLPMNEGVNKELQKRGYEVLEVDFSEIIKSGGSFRCCSMPLLRE; encoded by the coding sequence ATGAAAATACATTGTTCCAATGAATATGATCCATTAAAAACAGTGGTCTTAGTTTCTCCCGAATATATGGCTATTAAAGTCCCTATAAATGATATTCAAAAAAAACATGCAAAGAAAAATATTGATAAAAAACTAGCCGTAAAGCAGCATGAAATGTTTATTGAAACTCTACAAAAAAATGGAGTGGAAACACTGCTTCTTCCATCAGAAGAAAAATACCATGAACAGGTTTTTACAAGAGATATCGGCTTCACTTTAGGAAGTCAGATCTTTGTGGCAGAAATGGCACGAGATGCTAGACATGGAGAAGAAAGAGTTTTAATAGATTATTTAAAGAAAAAAGAAATCACTTATACAGATATTAAAGGCAATTTTATTGAAGGCGGCGATGTGATTATTGATGGGAAAACAATTTTTGTAGGCATCAGTCAGCGTACAAATGAAGCAGCGGTCCGCCATTTACAGACCTTGATGCCTTCTTATGATGTCATAGCTGTCCCGTTTACGGATACATATCTCCATCTAGATTGTGTCTTTAATATTCTTTCTCCTACAGAGGGATTAATTTTCCCAGGGGAATTTCATAAAGAAAAAGAAAAATTACTGCGAGAACGTTATGAATTCATTCACGTAAGCGCTAAAGAGCAAGAAACATTAGGTACAAATGTATTATCCATTGGCAACAAAAAGGTAATTAGTTTACCTATGAATGAAGGGGTTAATAAAGAATTGCAAAAAAGAGGGTATGAAGTACTCGAGGTTGATTTTTCCGAAATCATTAAATCTGGTGGATCATTTCGTTGTTGTTCCATGCCCTTACTTAGAGAATAG
- a CDS encoding efflux RND transporter permease subunit, translating to MKGLVNFVLGNKLAVWLLTIIITVSGIYSGTKMNMETIPNISIPYLTVMDVYPGATPEKIMEEVSIPIEKVVENLEDVKAVYSNSYSNMANVQLEYEYGTDMDEAKRALQSALDNVTLPKDAEEPTITAISMNMMPVVALSVSSTKEDITELTSTVEDIILPKIEKINGVASATITGQHIEEVDLTYDKEKMAQLDLTEDTVKDMIQASNLAVSLGLYEFEEGEQAVAIDGKFMTEKELKNMQIPVTPSQQNPSPFVKLSDIAKIKVVGKVESVSRTNGKDAIAIQIVKGQQANTVDVVNSVKDLIKDEQKNIDGLVIDVSLDQGDPIEKSVLTMVEKAVFGCLIAVLIILLFLRDFKSTIISIISIPVSIFMALLLLNWMDITLNIMTLGAITVAIGRVIDDSIVVVENIYRRLHLKEEKLTGRALIREATIEMFKPILSSTLVTVAVFAPLMFVGGMVGELFRPFALTMAFALGASLLVAITIVPALSHFLFKKKLYSEKTESNHKEAGKLATWYKGILEKALNHKIITSVIAVILLAGSVALTPLIGFSFLGSEEEKTMYITYTPETGELKDETLKNVTEVEEKMLDRKDIDIVQLSINDTADAQSAMMGTGAGGALMYLIFDEDMKNFPEARDEIEEYITNLDQSGEWKSQDFSSTGMSTNEVSYTFYSEDLDKLNESVKKVEDMLKKNDGLEDVTTTAEDAYVEYTFKVNQQELLQYGLTAGQLLATLSPNNSKDVLTTIEKDGQELDVIVQQEKSAQPKSIDDMLDTEIPTATGQNMPLSKLVDVKKGTTQNTLSRSEGEYYATVSGKIIGDNVSKVTNEVDKEIDKIDLPKGVTMGVAGVTADMNETFTQLGIAMIAAVAIVYFILVVTFREGVAPFSILFSLPFAVIGSFVGLYLSGQTISVSVMMGLLMLIGIVVTNAIVLVDRIIHMERDGMNMREAILEAGSTRLRPILMTAIATIGALIPLAVGSGGSGLISKDLGITVIGGLISSTLLTLVIVPIVYEILSKLFKKNRKDIDEN from the coding sequence CTATTCGAATTCTTATTCGAACATGGCAAATGTTCAATTAGAATATGAATATGGGACGGATATGGATGAAGCAAAACGAGCTTTACAATCCGCTCTGGATAATGTCACCTTACCTAAAGATGCAGAGGAACCTACAATTACAGCAATCAGTATGAACATGATGCCAGTTGTAGCGTTAAGTGTCAGCAGTACAAAAGAAGACATTACCGAATTAACCTCAACTGTGGAAGATATCATTCTCCCAAAAATCGAAAAGATTAATGGTGTCGCTTCTGCAACTATCACAGGTCAGCATATTGAAGAAGTAGATTTAACATATGATAAAGAAAAAATGGCGCAATTAGATTTAACGGAAGATACTGTTAAAGATATGATTCAAGCGAGTAACTTAGCAGTTTCTTTAGGACTTTACGAGTTTGAAGAAGGCGAACAAGCAGTTGCAATTGATGGGAAATTTATGACAGAAAAAGAACTAAAGAATATGCAAATTCCTGTCACTCCATCTCAACAAAATCCTTCCCCATTTGTAAAACTTAGCGATATTGCCAAAATTAAAGTAGTTGGGAAAGTGGAATCAGTTTCTCGTACAAATGGTAAAGATGCAATCGCCATCCAAATTGTCAAAGGTCAACAAGCAAACACTGTTGATGTTGTTAACAGTGTAAAAGATTTAATTAAAGATGAGCAAAAAAATATTGATGGCTTAGTAATTGATGTTTCTCTCGACCAAGGAGATCCGATTGAAAAATCTGTGCTTACAATGGTTGAAAAGGCCGTATTTGGTTGTTTAATTGCTGTATTAATCATTTTACTATTCTTACGTGATTTTAAATCAACGATTATCTCGATTATTTCCATTCCAGTATCTATTTTCATGGCATTGCTACTATTAAACTGGATGGATATCACATTAAATATTATGACGCTAGGTGCTATTACCGTGGCAATTGGAAGGGTAATCGATGACTCCATCGTTGTCGTGGAAAATATTTATCGACGCTTGCACCTGAAAGAAGAAAAATTAACTGGCCGCGCGCTTATTAGAGAAGCAACGATTGAAATGTTTAAACCAATCCTGTCTTCTACTTTAGTAACAGTTGCGGTATTTGCTCCATTAATGTTTGTTGGAGGCATGGTTGGAGAATTATTCCGTCCTTTCGCCTTAACAATGGCTTTCGCACTTGGAGCATCATTACTTGTTGCCATTACAATCGTTCCAGCCCTTTCTCATTTCTTATTTAAGAAAAAATTATATAGTGAGAAAACAGAAAGTAATCATAAAGAAGCTGGAAAATTGGCAACTTGGTATAAAGGTATTCTCGAAAAAGCACTTAATCATAAAATCATCACTTCCGTTATCGCTGTTATTTTATTAGCTGGAAGTGTTGCCCTCACTCCTTTAATCGGCTTTAGCTTCCTAGGAAGTGAAGAAGAAAAAACGATGTATATCACCTACACTCCAGAAACGGGTGAACTAAAGGATGAGACATTAAAGAACGTTACAGAAGTAGAAGAAAAAATGCTTGACCGCAAAGATATCGATATCGTTCAATTATCGATAAATGATACAGCTGATGCACAAAGCGCAATGATGGGCACTGGAGCTGGCGGTGCACTTATGTATCTCATCTTTGATGAAGATATGAAAAATTTCCCTGAAGCTCGTGATGAAATTGAGGAATATATTACAAATCTCGACCAATCTGGCGAATGGAAATCCCAAGACTTCTCATCAACCGGAATGTCAACAAATGAAGTTAGCTATACATTCTACAGTGAAGATTTAGATAAGCTGAATGAGTCAGTGAAAAAAGTGGAAGATATGTTAAAAAAGAATGATGGTTTAGAAGATGTTACTACAACAGCTGAAGACGCTTATGTGGAATATACATTTAAAGTAAATCAGCAAGAATTGTTACAATATGGGTTAACAGCTGGTCAGCTACTTGCAACACTAAGCCCTAACAATTCAAAAGATGTGTTAACAACGATTGAAAAAGACGGGCAGGAGCTTGATGTTATTGTCCAACAAGAAAAATCAGCACAGCCGAAATCAATCGACGATATGCTAGATACAGAAATCCCGACTGCTACTGGCCAAAATATGCCACTTTCAAAACTTGTGGATGTAAAAAAAGGAACTACCCAAAATACGCTTTCTCGTAGTGAAGGCGAGTACTATGCAACTGTATCAGGAAAAATCATTGGTGATAATGTGTCCAAAGTAACAAATGAAGTAGATAAAGAAATCGATAAAATCGACTTACCAAAAGGCGTTACAATGGGAGTTGCGGGTGTAACTGCAGATATGAATGAAACATTCACACAATTAGGTATTGCTATGATTGCGGCTGTTGCGATCGTGTACTTTATCCTTGTTGTTACATTCCGAGAAGGAGTTGCTCCATTTTCGATTCTATTCAGTTTACCATTTGCTGTTATCGGTTCGTTTGTCGGATTGTACCTATCAGGTCAGACCATTTCTGTTTCGGTAATGATGGGGCTCTTAATGTTAATTGGTATTGTAGTAACGAATGCCATTGTATTAGTAGACCGAATCATTCATATGGAACGAGATGGAATGAATATGCGTGAAGCGATTCTTGAAGCAGGATCAACACGTCTTCGTCCAATTCTAATGACAGCTATTGCAACAATTGGTGCATTAATTCCACTAGCAGTTGGTTCTGGTGGTAGTGGATTAATCTCTAAAGACCTTGGTATTACTGTTATTGGTGGTTTAATCAGTTCTACGTTGTTAACACTTGTTATCGTCCCTATTGTTTATGAAATTCTTTCTAAACTATTTAAGAAAAATCGTAAAGATATTGACGAAAACTAA